A genomic window from Salvelinus alpinus chromosome 10, SLU_Salpinus.1, whole genome shotgun sequence includes:
- the LOC139531629 gene encoding thiosulfate:glutathione sulfurtransferase isoform X2 — MDDSVVSYKQLKNMLSTHNVQLFDVRNQDEFMAGRIPDSVNIPLGQLEESLKLSPEHFQLQFEVKAPGKDDDNIVFHCQKGRRSAEALAIARQLGFNRARHYQGGYSEWATHEGK, encoded by the exons ATGGATG atTCAGTGGTGAGCTACAAGCAGCTGAAGAACATGTTGTCCACTCACAACGTCCAGCTGTTTGATGTCCGCAACCAAGATGAGTTCATGGCTGGACGCATCCCGGACTCTGTAAACATCCCAT tgggCCAGCTGGAGGAATCTCTAAAGCTGTCACCAGAGCACTTCCAGCTGCAGTTCGAGGTGAAGGCTCCTGGGAAAGATGATGACAACATTGTGTTCCACTGCCAGAAGGGCCGGAGGAGTGCCGAAGCTCTAGCCATCGCCCGACAACTGGGCTTCAACAG GGCTCGGCACTATCAGGGGGGGTACAGTGAATGGGCCACACATGAGGGAAAGTGA